One Bartonella tribocorum CIP 105476 genomic window carries:
- a CDS encoding iron-sulfur cluster assembly accessory protein: MSRFSVISLTQAAVNRVKAIMDAKDARGILVGIKKGGCAGMEYTITLVKEEGIDADVVEVNGARVFIAHDAVLFLLGTQMDYEVTTLRSGFVFKNPNQVSACGCGESVELRPATQDQCKTN, translated from the coding sequence ATGAGTCGTTTTTCGGTAATAAGTTTAACACAAGCCGCTGTAAATCGCGTTAAAGCGATTATGGATGCAAAAGATGCACGAGGTATTCTTGTTGGAATCAAAAAAGGCGGTTGTGCAGGGATGGAATATACAATTACTCTTGTCAAAGAAGAGGGGATAGATGCGGATGTTGTTGAAGTGAATGGTGCTCGTGTTTTTATAGCGCATGATGCGGTATTATTTTTATTAGGAACACAGATGGATTATGAAGTGACAACGCTTCGTTCTGGTTTTGTTTTTAAAAATCCTAATCAAGTTTCAGCATGTGGGTGTGGTGAGTCGGTAGAACTTCGTCCTGCTACCCAAGATCAATGTAAAACGAATTGA